One genomic segment of Calonectris borealis chromosome 18, bCalBor7.hap1.2, whole genome shotgun sequence includes these proteins:
- the ZCCHC8 gene encoding zinc finger CCHC domain-containing protein 8 isoform X4, whose translation MKDCPKPRNAARISEKRKEFMEACGEASNQNFQQRYHAEEVEERFGKFKPGVISGELQDALGVTDKSLPPFIYRMRQLGYPPGWLKEAEMEHSGLALYDGKDDGGTEDEGSRQPKRITYDVSKLINYPGFNISTPSGIPDEWQIFGSIPMQPSQQKDVFANYLSNFHAPSPKSSNKRAASQSSSHHSKRPKEDNLEVPTADMDLDSDLEVSQRSQTHNSFQFQPPLPPGRPSMSTPPPLPRGTPPLNLAPTQPSTPTRPPLPRTTPPSNPSSDIPQPKIVDSIMDEDTLTLEELEEQQRLIWAALEQAESTNSDSDIPVDTPLTGNSVTSSPSRNEVDLVAEVRSSDKVITVETRFSNISEQIPENEHSITSPNPGDSLLNLKENPDNTDSEGLLDNTVPAPNRDVNDGENTGGNKVVTSIESSAKNSSLVPDMSKFAAGITPFEFENMAESTGVYLRIRSVLKNSPRNQQKKKTSS comes from the exons ATGAAAGACTGTCCAAAG CCACGAAATGCAGCTCGTATAAgtgagaagagaaaggagtttaTGGAAGCTTGTGGTGAAGCGAGCAATCAGAATTTTCAGCAGCGTTATCATGCAGAAGAAGTAGAAGAGAGGTTTGGAAAATTTAAACCAGGAGTTATTAg TGGGGAACTTCAAGATGCACTTGGTGTTACAGATAAGAGTCTTCCTCCATTTATATATCGCATGCGTCAGCTGGGTTATCCTCCAGGTTGGCTCAAGGAGGCTGAAATGGAACACTCAGGACTTGCGCTTTATGATGGAAAAG ATGATGGTGGAACAGAAGATGAAGGATCTCGTCAACCAAAACGCATCACTTACGATGTCTCTAAGTTGATAAACTATCCAGGCTTTAATATATCCACTCCAAGTGGCATACCAGAT gaatGGCAGATATTTGGTTCCATCCCCATGCAGCCATCTCAACAGAAGGATGTTTTTGCTAACTACCTTTCTAATTTTCATGCG CCGAGTCCGAAATCTAGCAATAAAAGGGCTGCATCTCAGTCAAGCTCTCATCATTCAAAACGACCAAAAGAAGACAATTTGGAGGTACCAACAGCTGACATGGACTTAGATTCTG ATCTGGAAGTGTCACAAAGATCTCAAACTCATAACAGTTTTCAGTTCCAACCTCCGCTGCCACCTGGACGTCCATCGATGTCAACTCCTCCTCCTTTACCACGAGGAACACCTCCACTAAATCTTGCACCAACTCAACCTTCAACACCCACCCGCCCTCCTCTTCCCAGGACTACTCCACCGTCGAATCCTTCCAGTGATATTCCTCAGCCAAAAATAGTGGACTCAATCATGGATGAGGATACTCTGACCTTGGAAGAGCTAGAGGAACAGCAGCGATTAATCTGGGCAGCACTAGAGCAGGCAGAAAGCACAAACAGTGACTCTGATATTCCTGTTGATACACCTTTAACTGGAAATTCTGTTACATCATCACCATCTAGGAACGAAGTAGATCTTGTTGCAGAAGTAAGATCATCTGATAAGGTGATTACAGTGGAAACTAGGTTTTCCAACATCAGTGAACAGATACCAGAAAATGAACATTCTATAACTAGTCCTAATCCAGGAGATAGTTTACTTAACTTAAAGGAAAATCCTGATAATACAGATTCTGAAGGCTTGCTGGATAACACCGTGCCCGCTCCCAATCGTGACGTTAATGATGGAGAAAATACAGGTGGTAATAAAGTGGTCACAAGCATTGAATCATCTGCAAAAAACTCCAGCCTTGTTCCTGATATGAGCAAGTTTGCTGCAGGCATAACACcatttgaatttgaaaatatGGCAGAATCAACAGGTGTTTATCTACGAATAAGAAGCGTGTTAAAAAATTCCCCAAGaaaccagcaaaagaaaaagacttcATCTTAA